One genomic segment of Vespa crabro chromosome 3, iyVesCrab1.2, whole genome shotgun sequence includes these proteins:
- the LOC124422592 gene encoding neprilysin-2-like isoform X1 translates to MPSRGKYQIASQEERKIAQRDQSFRNCVATLFVFFILFLLVLIANLLWKKTNTSSSSSSSTNVDEKRLMGYQYNNGYKKSEETTTTTGNTIDTSIDIITEEYISSNEKTSHNFENTTMQKFLEMNTSRTLSDIINTLSNDTITTNSQNRISTTVRRMESTEEPKVHYSNITDTTLFENEVSENERENSSTMTLTIIAEATNESIDKTESDSQVSTKYSTISTDNEFVSNSSSFDQISSKENTNTITEKLNNITTASFFYLNTSELSTVTNITKKNNSSLINNSTNQFLSSTTYKPIEFISESTDFTKSLFPQVENTFTKETVITNEFVTNIFMTSNTESIFTTDSYITDIENNICNSGQCKQIAAKILSYMNHSADPCEDFYEYACGGMIADPQIIDLNLANKAYHRIAKQMLEDADRDPPSPFTKYYNSCMKYENINIDERIMIVNEAINKIQRFDHEEFKSNFTNLYAELLKSYSPLLFDVAVDLDENNPSSYTIKIGPVLDKNLFDSENTDDLCYASEAEIQKQFVDLEDIYEDYTTCKQNNTRFVSSITNALKALGVFNNSDNMEQNVSITVFNIDNEIVQKFFSVSKIILLYILFYIYIFYIFYIYYLLIFSFWQLFPSENEIRKAYLMKNYTEVSIDELNKTTTFINWYNLTTSLISKNVNAKFQVYFYEELVKGLQNLETFWKNEPMYFHNAILSLYAQKLYHDLIITKHQDMKQHCLKVSTNLLRSEASNLYMSSLSDKEITFMNRTVRILFDELKETLKLEIKKRSWVTEEERQALLSKINDLKLSIPEVPYFQYEEEYKFNLSDNYLENSLNLMRRYRLSIYSVISLEINPDTPKQMYVYIDIYFTYVNEIFYFDILHCSWTHYATPFQSKGVAVYSLNLIIIPFGAIDYGDVFISNYESSFSYLTWATIGNLIARQISHHFDANGMHYWNQTRNTTCSLVSKHTMFEDYISCHKDSIYKEKMNMTLPLTSQKISFKISELTLNEYFSEIMGLRLTHDTFERLRSFSKNYLPWLEPNINQLFYLTYAQMYCTKSLLTTSYISLHENEELPSRIRVFVSASNNNLLGETWNCSKGSQIVPSITCDVFPYLKESEDTEIFSN, encoded by the exons ATGCCTTCACGTGGAAAATATCAAATTGCAAGTCAGGAAGAGCGTAAAATAGCACAAAGAGATCAATCTTTTAGAAATTGCGTAGCTACGCTATTTgtgttctttatattattcttgcttgttcttattgcaaatttattatggaaaaaaactaatacttcttcatcttcatcttcctcaACTAACGTTGATGAGAAACGCTTAATGGGAtac CAATATAATAATGGATATAAAAAATCAGAAGAAACTACAACTACAACTGGAAACACAATCGACACATCAATCGACATTATTACagaagaatatatatctaGTAATGAAAAGACATCTCATAACTTCGAAAATACAACAATGCAAAAATTTTTAGAAATGAATACTTCAAGAACTTTAtcagatattataaatactctGAGTAATGATACTATAACAACAAATTCACAAAATCGAATTAGTACAACTGTTAGAAGAATGGAATCTACAGAAGAGCCAAAAGTTCATTATAGCAATATTACTGATACAACCTTATTTGAAAATGAAGTTTCTGAAAACGAACGAGAAAACAGTTCTACAATGACTTTAACAATAATTGCAGAAGCAACAAACGAAAGTATTGATAAAACTGAATCTGATAGCCAAGTATCTACTAAATACTCAACTATTTCTACAGATAATGAATTTGTTTCTAACAGTTCTTCATTTGATCAAATTAGTTCTAAGGAAAATACAAATACTATTACAGAAAAACTAAATAACATAACAACTgcatcttttttctatctaaatACATCTGAACTGTCTACTGTAACAAATATCactaaaaaaaacaattcttctttaataaataattctactAATCAATTCTTATCATCAACAACTTATAAACCTATTGAATTTATATCAGAATCAACAGACTTTACAAAAAGTTTATTTCCACAAGTGGAAAATACCTTTACAAAggaaacagtaataacgaacgaatttgtaacaaatatatttatgacatCAAACACAGAGTCTATTTTTACTACAGATAGTTATATTAcagatattgaaaataatatatgtaattcaGGACAATGCAAACAAATAGCTGCTAAAATATTATCCTATATGAATCATTCTGCTGATCCATGTGaagatttttatgaatatgcTTGTGGTGGAATGATAGCAGATCCACAAATCATAGACCTAAATTTGGCAAACAAGGCATATCATAGAATAGCTA AACAAATGTTGGAAGATGCTGATAGAGATCCACCTTCTCCATTTACTAAATACTACAACAGTTgtatgaaatatgaaaatataaatatagatgaaagaataatgatag TAAATGaagcaataaataaaatacaaagatTTGATCACGAAgaatttaaaagtaatttcacgaatttgtatgctgaattattaaaaagctATAG CCCTTTATTATTTGACGTGGCTGTGGATCTTGATGAAAACAATCCAAGTTCATATACTATCAAAATAGGACCTGTACTTGATAAAAATCTATTTGATAGTGAAAACACAGATGATCTTTGCTATGCAAGTGAAGccgaaatacaaaaacaatttgtTGATCTTGAAGATATTTATGAAGACTATACAACATGCAAG CAAAATAATACAAGATTTGTAAGTTCTATAACCAATGCTTTAAAAGCACTTGgagtttttaataattctgatAACATGGAGCAAAATGTGAGCATTACagtatttaatattgataacgaaATAGTGCAGAAATTCTTTTCTGtaagtaaaattattcttttatatatattattttatatatatatattttatatattttatatatattacctaCTAATTTTCTCGTTTTGGCAGCTATTTCCATCTGAGAACGAAATTCGTAAAGCATATTTAATGAAGAATTATACTGAAGTGTCAATagatgaattaaataaaacaactACATTT ATAAATTGGTATAATTTAACGACTTCATTAATATCCAAAAATGTAAATGCAAAATTCcaagtttatttttatgaagaaTTAGTAAAAGGTTTACAAAATTTAGAAACTTTTTGGAAGAACGAACCAATGTATTTTCACAATGCTATTTTAAGTCTATATGCACAAAAACTTTATCAtgac ttaattataacaaaacaTCAAGATATGAAACAACATTGCCTCAAAGTTAGTACAAATCTATTAAGATCTGAAGCCTCTAATTTGTATATGTCTTCACTGTCTGATAAAGAGATTACATTTATGAATCGTACG GTAAGAATACTCTTTGATGAACTAAAAGAAACTCTAAaactagaaataaaaaagagatcatGGGTAACAGAAGAAGAACGTCAAGCATTGCTGTCAAAGATAAATGATCTTAAGCTTTCTATACCGGAAGTTCCATACTTTCAGTATGAAGAAGAATATAAG TTTAATCTATCTGATAATTACTTGGAAAACTCTTTAAATTTGATGAGAAGATATAGATTATCAATATATTCTGTAATATCATTAGAGATAAATCCTGATACACCAAAAcaaatgtacgtatatatagatatttattttacttatgtcaatgagattttttattttgatatattacaTTGCAGTTGGACACACTATGCTACACCTTTTCAATCGAAAGGCGTTGCAGTTTATAGTTtgaatcttattattatacctttTGGTGCAATTGATTATGGTGACGtgtttatatcaaattatgaAAGTTCATTTAGTTATTTAACATGGGCGACAATTGGCAATTTAATAGCGCGTCAGATTTCTCATCATTTTGATGCAAATg GTATGCACTATTGGAATCAAACTCGAAACACTACCTGTTCTCTGGTAAGCAAACATACAATGTTTGAAGATTATATATCCTGCCATAAAGATAGtatttacaaagaaaagatgaaCATGACACTGCCACTTACTTCtcagaaaatatcttttaag ATTTCAGAATTAACATTAAACGAATATTTCTCCGAAATCATGGGACTTAGATTAACACATGATACTTTTGAAAGGCTACGATCGTTTTCAAAGAATTATCTTCCGTGGCTAGAACCAAacataaatcaattattctaCCTTACTTATGCTCAG ATGTATTGTACGAAATCGTTATTGACAACATCTTATATCTCTCTTCATGAAAACGAAGAATTACCTAGCCGTATCCGTGTCTTCGTTTCTGCATCTAACAATAACTTACTGGGCGAAACATGGAATTGTTCTAAAGGATCACAAATTGTCCCCAGTATTACTTGTGATGTCTTTCCATACCTCAAAGAATCAGAAGATACCGAAATCTTTTCCAACTGA
- the LOC124422592 gene encoding endothelin-converting enzyme homolog isoform X2, which yields MPSRGKYQIASQEERKIAQRDQSFRNCVATLFVFFILFLLVLIANLLWKKTNTSSSSSSSTNVDEKRLMGYQYNNGYKKSEETTTTTGNTIDTSIDIITEEYISSNEKTSHNFENTTMQKFLEMNTSRTLSDIINTLSNDTITTNSQNRISTTVRRMESTEEPKVHYSNITDTTLFENEVSENERENSSTMTLTIIAEATNESIDKTESDSQVSTKYSTISTDNEFVSNSSSFDQISSKENTNTITEKLNNITTASFFYLNTSELSTVTNITKKNNSSLINNSTNQFLSSTTYKPIEFISESTDFTKSLFPQVENTFTKETVITNEFVTNIFMTSNTESIFTTDSYITDIENNICNSGQCKQIAAKILSYMNHSADPCEDFYEYACGGMIADPQIIDLNLANKAYHRIAKQMLEDADRDPPSPFTKYYNSCMKYENINIDERIMIVNEAINKIQRFDHEEFKSNFTNLYAELLKSYSPLLFDVAVDLDENNPSSYTIKIGPVLDKNLFDSENTDDLCYASEAEIQKQFVDLEDIYEDYTTCKQNNTRFVSSITNALKALGVFNNSDNMEQNVSITVFNIDNEIVQKFFSVSKIILLYILFYIYIFYIFYIYYLLIFSFWQLFPSENEIRKAYLMKNYTEVSIDELNKTTTFINWYNLTTSLISKNVNAKFQVYFYEELVKGLQNLETFWKNEPMYFHNAILSLYAQKLYHDLIITKHQDMKQHCLKVSTNLLRSEASNLYMSSLSDKEITFMNRTVRILFDELKETLKLEIKKRSWVTEEERQALLSKINDLKLSIPEVPYFQYEEEYKFNLSDNYLENSLNLMRRYRLSIYSVISLEINPDTPKQIWTHYATPFQSKGVAVYSLNLIIIPFGAIDYGDVFISNYESSFSYLTWATIGNLIARQISHHFDANGMHYWNQTRNTTCSLVSKHTMFEDYISCHKDSIYKEKMNMTLPLTSQKISFKISELTLNEYFSEIMGLRLTHDTFERLRSFSKNYLPWLEPNINQLFYLTYAQMYCTKSLLTTSYISLHENEELPSRIRVFVSASNNNLLGETWNCSKGSQIVPSITCDVFPYLKESEDTEIFSN from the exons ATGCCTTCACGTGGAAAATATCAAATTGCAAGTCAGGAAGAGCGTAAAATAGCACAAAGAGATCAATCTTTTAGAAATTGCGTAGCTACGCTATTTgtgttctttatattattcttgcttgttcttattgcaaatttattatggaaaaaaactaatacttcttcatcttcatcttcctcaACTAACGTTGATGAGAAACGCTTAATGGGAtac CAATATAATAATGGATATAAAAAATCAGAAGAAACTACAACTACAACTGGAAACACAATCGACACATCAATCGACATTATTACagaagaatatatatctaGTAATGAAAAGACATCTCATAACTTCGAAAATACAACAATGCAAAAATTTTTAGAAATGAATACTTCAAGAACTTTAtcagatattataaatactctGAGTAATGATACTATAACAACAAATTCACAAAATCGAATTAGTACAACTGTTAGAAGAATGGAATCTACAGAAGAGCCAAAAGTTCATTATAGCAATATTACTGATACAACCTTATTTGAAAATGAAGTTTCTGAAAACGAACGAGAAAACAGTTCTACAATGACTTTAACAATAATTGCAGAAGCAACAAACGAAAGTATTGATAAAACTGAATCTGATAGCCAAGTATCTACTAAATACTCAACTATTTCTACAGATAATGAATTTGTTTCTAACAGTTCTTCATTTGATCAAATTAGTTCTAAGGAAAATACAAATACTATTACAGAAAAACTAAATAACATAACAACTgcatcttttttctatctaaatACATCTGAACTGTCTACTGTAACAAATATCactaaaaaaaacaattcttctttaataaataattctactAATCAATTCTTATCATCAACAACTTATAAACCTATTGAATTTATATCAGAATCAACAGACTTTACAAAAAGTTTATTTCCACAAGTGGAAAATACCTTTACAAAggaaacagtaataacgaacgaatttgtaacaaatatatttatgacatCAAACACAGAGTCTATTTTTACTACAGATAGTTATATTAcagatattgaaaataatatatgtaattcaGGACAATGCAAACAAATAGCTGCTAAAATATTATCCTATATGAATCATTCTGCTGATCCATGTGaagatttttatgaatatgcTTGTGGTGGAATGATAGCAGATCCACAAATCATAGACCTAAATTTGGCAAACAAGGCATATCATAGAATAGCTA AACAAATGTTGGAAGATGCTGATAGAGATCCACCTTCTCCATTTACTAAATACTACAACAGTTgtatgaaatatgaaaatataaatatagatgaaagaataatgatag TAAATGaagcaataaataaaatacaaagatTTGATCACGAAgaatttaaaagtaatttcacgaatttgtatgctgaattattaaaaagctATAG CCCTTTATTATTTGACGTGGCTGTGGATCTTGATGAAAACAATCCAAGTTCATATACTATCAAAATAGGACCTGTACTTGATAAAAATCTATTTGATAGTGAAAACACAGATGATCTTTGCTATGCAAGTGAAGccgaaatacaaaaacaatttgtTGATCTTGAAGATATTTATGAAGACTATACAACATGCAAG CAAAATAATACAAGATTTGTAAGTTCTATAACCAATGCTTTAAAAGCACTTGgagtttttaataattctgatAACATGGAGCAAAATGTGAGCATTACagtatttaatattgataacgaaATAGTGCAGAAATTCTTTTCTGtaagtaaaattattcttttatatatattattttatatatatatattttatatattttatatatattacctaCTAATTTTCTCGTTTTGGCAGCTATTTCCATCTGAGAACGAAATTCGTAAAGCATATTTAATGAAGAATTATACTGAAGTGTCAATagatgaattaaataaaacaactACATTT ATAAATTGGTATAATTTAACGACTTCATTAATATCCAAAAATGTAAATGCAAAATTCcaagtttatttttatgaagaaTTAGTAAAAGGTTTACAAAATTTAGAAACTTTTTGGAAGAACGAACCAATGTATTTTCACAATGCTATTTTAAGTCTATATGCACAAAAACTTTATCAtgac ttaattataacaaaacaTCAAGATATGAAACAACATTGCCTCAAAGTTAGTACAAATCTATTAAGATCTGAAGCCTCTAATTTGTATATGTCTTCACTGTCTGATAAAGAGATTACATTTATGAATCGTACG GTAAGAATACTCTTTGATGAACTAAAAGAAACTCTAAaactagaaataaaaaagagatcatGGGTAACAGAAGAAGAACGTCAAGCATTGCTGTCAAAGATAAATGATCTTAAGCTTTCTATACCGGAAGTTCCATACTTTCAGTATGAAGAAGAATATAAG TTTAATCTATCTGATAATTACTTGGAAAACTCTTTAAATTTGATGAGAAGATATAGATTATCAATATATTCTGTAATATCATTAGAGATAAATCCTGATACACCAAAAcaaat TTGGACACACTATGCTACACCTTTTCAATCGAAAGGCGTTGCAGTTTATAGTTtgaatcttattattatacctttTGGTGCAATTGATTATGGTGACGtgtttatatcaaattatgaAAGTTCATTTAGTTATTTAACATGGGCGACAATTGGCAATTTAATAGCGCGTCAGATTTCTCATCATTTTGATGCAAATg GTATGCACTATTGGAATCAAACTCGAAACACTACCTGTTCTCTGGTAAGCAAACATACAATGTTTGAAGATTATATATCCTGCCATAAAGATAGtatttacaaagaaaagatgaaCATGACACTGCCACTTACTTCtcagaaaatatcttttaag ATTTCAGAATTAACATTAAACGAATATTTCTCCGAAATCATGGGACTTAGATTAACACATGATACTTTTGAAAGGCTACGATCGTTTTCAAAGAATTATCTTCCGTGGCTAGAACCAAacataaatcaattattctaCCTTACTTATGCTCAG ATGTATTGTACGAAATCGTTATTGACAACATCTTATATCTCTCTTCATGAAAACGAAGAATTACCTAGCCGTATCCGTGTCTTCGTTTCTGCATCTAACAATAACTTACTGGGCGAAACATGGAATTGTTCTAAAGGATCACAAATTGTCCCCAGTATTACTTGTGATGTCTTTCCATACCTCAAAGAATCAGAAGATACCGAAATCTTTTCCAACTGA
- the LOC124422592 gene encoding neprilysin-2-like isoform X3 — MPSRGKYQIASQEERKIAQRDQSFRNCVATLFVFFILFLLVLIANLLWKKTNTSSSSSSSTNVDEKRLMGYQYNNGYKKSEETTTTTGNTIDTSIDIITEEYISSNEKTSHNFENTTMQKFLEMNTSRTLSDIINTLSNDTITTNSQNRISTTVRRMESTEEPKVHYSNITDTTLFENEVSENERENSSTMTLTIIAEATNESIDKTESDSQVSTKYSTISTDNEFVSNSSSFDQISSKENTNTITEKLNNITTASFFYLNTSELSTVTNITKKNNSSLINNSTNQFLSSTTYKPIEFISESTDFTKSLFPQVENTFTKETVITNEFVTNIFMTSNTESIFTTDSYITDIENNICNSGQCKQIAAKILSYMNHSADPCEDFYEYACGGMIADPQIIDLNLANKAYHRIAKQMLEDADRDPPSPFTKYYNSCMKYENINIDERIMIVNEAINKIQRFDHEEFKSNFTNLYAELLKSYSPLLFDVAVDLDENNPSSYTIKIGPVLDKNLFDSENTDDLCYASEAEIQKQFVDLEDIYEDYTTCKQNNTRFVSSITNALKALGVFNNSDNMEQNVSITVFNIDNEIVQKFFSLFPSENEIRKAYLMKNYTEVSIDELNKTTTFINWYNLTTSLISKNVNAKFQVYFYEELVKGLQNLETFWKNEPMYFHNAILSLYAQKLYHDLIITKHQDMKQHCLKVSTNLLRSEASNLYMSSLSDKEITFMNRTVRILFDELKETLKLEIKKRSWVTEEERQALLSKINDLKLSIPEVPYFQYEEEYKFNLSDNYLENSLNLMRRYRLSIYSVISLEINPDTPKQMYVYIDIYFTYVNEIFYFDILHCSWTHYATPFQSKGVAVYSLNLIIIPFGAIDYGDVFISNYESSFSYLTWATIGNLIARQISHHFDANGMHYWNQTRNTTCSLVSKHTMFEDYISCHKDSIYKEKMNMTLPLTSQKISFKISELTLNEYFSEIMGLRLTHDTFERLRSFSKNYLPWLEPNINQLFYLTYAQMYCTKSLLTTSYISLHENEELPSRIRVFVSASNNNLLGETWNCSKGSQIVPSITCDVFPYLKESEDTEIFSN, encoded by the exons ATGCCTTCACGTGGAAAATATCAAATTGCAAGTCAGGAAGAGCGTAAAATAGCACAAAGAGATCAATCTTTTAGAAATTGCGTAGCTACGCTATTTgtgttctttatattattcttgcttgttcttattgcaaatttattatggaaaaaaactaatacttcttcatcttcatcttcctcaACTAACGTTGATGAGAAACGCTTAATGGGAtac CAATATAATAATGGATATAAAAAATCAGAAGAAACTACAACTACAACTGGAAACACAATCGACACATCAATCGACATTATTACagaagaatatatatctaGTAATGAAAAGACATCTCATAACTTCGAAAATACAACAATGCAAAAATTTTTAGAAATGAATACTTCAAGAACTTTAtcagatattataaatactctGAGTAATGATACTATAACAACAAATTCACAAAATCGAATTAGTACAACTGTTAGAAGAATGGAATCTACAGAAGAGCCAAAAGTTCATTATAGCAATATTACTGATACAACCTTATTTGAAAATGAAGTTTCTGAAAACGAACGAGAAAACAGTTCTACAATGACTTTAACAATAATTGCAGAAGCAACAAACGAAAGTATTGATAAAACTGAATCTGATAGCCAAGTATCTACTAAATACTCAACTATTTCTACAGATAATGAATTTGTTTCTAACAGTTCTTCATTTGATCAAATTAGTTCTAAGGAAAATACAAATACTATTACAGAAAAACTAAATAACATAACAACTgcatcttttttctatctaaatACATCTGAACTGTCTACTGTAACAAATATCactaaaaaaaacaattcttctttaataaataattctactAATCAATTCTTATCATCAACAACTTATAAACCTATTGAATTTATATCAGAATCAACAGACTTTACAAAAAGTTTATTTCCACAAGTGGAAAATACCTTTACAAAggaaacagtaataacgaacgaatttgtaacaaatatatttatgacatCAAACACAGAGTCTATTTTTACTACAGATAGTTATATTAcagatattgaaaataatatatgtaattcaGGACAATGCAAACAAATAGCTGCTAAAATATTATCCTATATGAATCATTCTGCTGATCCATGTGaagatttttatgaatatgcTTGTGGTGGAATGATAGCAGATCCACAAATCATAGACCTAAATTTGGCAAACAAGGCATATCATAGAATAGCTA AACAAATGTTGGAAGATGCTGATAGAGATCCACCTTCTCCATTTACTAAATACTACAACAGTTgtatgaaatatgaaaatataaatatagatgaaagaataatgatag TAAATGaagcaataaataaaatacaaagatTTGATCACGAAgaatttaaaagtaatttcacgaatttgtatgctgaattattaaaaagctATAG CCCTTTATTATTTGACGTGGCTGTGGATCTTGATGAAAACAATCCAAGTTCATATACTATCAAAATAGGACCTGTACTTGATAAAAATCTATTTGATAGTGAAAACACAGATGATCTTTGCTATGCAAGTGAAGccgaaatacaaaaacaatttgtTGATCTTGAAGATATTTATGAAGACTATACAACATGCAAG CAAAATAATACAAGATTTGTAAGTTCTATAACCAATGCTTTAAAAGCACTTGgagtttttaataattctgatAACATGGAGCAAAATGTGAGCATTACagtatttaatattgataacgaaATAGTGCAGAAATTCTTTTCT CTATTTCCATCTGAGAACGAAATTCGTAAAGCATATTTAATGAAGAATTATACTGAAGTGTCAATagatgaattaaataaaacaactACATTT ATAAATTGGTATAATTTAACGACTTCATTAATATCCAAAAATGTAAATGCAAAATTCcaagtttatttttatgaagaaTTAGTAAAAGGTTTACAAAATTTAGAAACTTTTTGGAAGAACGAACCAATGTATTTTCACAATGCTATTTTAAGTCTATATGCACAAAAACTTTATCAtgac ttaattataacaaaacaTCAAGATATGAAACAACATTGCCTCAAAGTTAGTACAAATCTATTAAGATCTGAAGCCTCTAATTTGTATATGTCTTCACTGTCTGATAAAGAGATTACATTTATGAATCGTACG GTAAGAATACTCTTTGATGAACTAAAAGAAACTCTAAaactagaaataaaaaagagatcatGGGTAACAGAAGAAGAACGTCAAGCATTGCTGTCAAAGATAAATGATCTTAAGCTTTCTATACCGGAAGTTCCATACTTTCAGTATGAAGAAGAATATAAG TTTAATCTATCTGATAATTACTTGGAAAACTCTTTAAATTTGATGAGAAGATATAGATTATCAATATATTCTGTAATATCATTAGAGATAAATCCTGATACACCAAAAcaaatgtacgtatatatagatatttattttacttatgtcaatgagattttttattttgatatattacaTTGCAGTTGGACACACTATGCTACACCTTTTCAATCGAAAGGCGTTGCAGTTTATAGTTtgaatcttattattatacctttTGGTGCAATTGATTATGGTGACGtgtttatatcaaattatgaAAGTTCATTTAGTTATTTAACATGGGCGACAATTGGCAATTTAATAGCGCGTCAGATTTCTCATCATTTTGATGCAAATg GTATGCACTATTGGAATCAAACTCGAAACACTACCTGTTCTCTGGTAAGCAAACATACAATGTTTGAAGATTATATATCCTGCCATAAAGATAGtatttacaaagaaaagatgaaCATGACACTGCCACTTACTTCtcagaaaatatcttttaag ATTTCAGAATTAACATTAAACGAATATTTCTCCGAAATCATGGGACTTAGATTAACACATGATACTTTTGAAAGGCTACGATCGTTTTCAAAGAATTATCTTCCGTGGCTAGAACCAAacataaatcaattattctaCCTTACTTATGCTCAG ATGTATTGTACGAAATCGTTATTGACAACATCTTATATCTCTCTTCATGAAAACGAAGAATTACCTAGCCGTATCCGTGTCTTCGTTTCTGCATCTAACAATAACTTACTGGGCGAAACATGGAATTGTTCTAAAGGATCACAAATTGTCCCCAGTATTACTTGTGATGTCTTTCCATACCTCAAAGAATCAGAAGATACCGAAATCTTTTCCAACTGA